The proteins below come from a single Oncorhynchus keta strain PuntledgeMale-10-30-2019 chromosome 32, Oket_V2, whole genome shotgun sequence genomic window:
- the LOC118365006 gene encoding E3 ubiquitin-protein ligase pellino homolog 1-like isoform X2, with amino-acid sequence MKSLHSYCLKVECLHGRCWQGYNGSLPNGDRGRRKSRFALCRRPKASGVKPSTVHVACTPQAAKAISNKDQHSISYTLSRAQTVVVEYTHDGNTDMFQIGRSTESPIDFVVTDTVPGSQQSHGGEGQTQTQSIQSTISRFACRIICQRSPPYTAHIYAAGFDSSKNIFLGEKAAKWRTQEGQMDGLTTNGVLVMHPRHGFTQDSKPGVWREISVCGNVFTLRETRSAQQRGKMVESESQELVDGSLIDLCGATLLWRTAEGLSRTPTVKHLEALRQELNAGRPQCPVGFNTLAFPSLRRKEILDEKQPWAYLRCGHVHGYHAWGSQGREPEDEVVEVGRERECPMCRTRGPYVPLWLGCEAGFYLDAAPPTHAFSPCGHVCSEKTAAFWSQIPLPHGTHTFHAACPFCVQQLAGESGYLRLIFQGPLD; translated from the exons ATGAAATCTTTGCACTCATACTGTCTGAAAGTCGAATGTTTACACGGCAGATGCTGGCAGGG GTACAATGGCTCCCTACCCAACGGAGACAGGGGGAGGCGGAAAAGCCGCTTTGCACTGTGCCGGAGACCCAAGGCCAGCGGGGTGAAACCCAGTACAGTGCACGTGGCATGTACACCTCAGGCAGCCAAG GCCATCAGCAACAAGGACCAGCACAGTATCTCCTACACTCTGTCCCGGGCCCAGACGGTGGTGGTGGAGTACACTCATGACGGCAATACAGACATGTTCCAG ATTGGGCGTTCCACAGAGAGCCCCATAGACTTTGTGGTGACGGACACGGTGCCTGGCAGCCAGCAGAGCCACGGGGGGGAGggccagacccagacccagtctaTCCAGAGCACCATCTCGCGCTTCGCCTGCCGCATCATCTGCCAGCGGAGCCCACCGTACACCGCTCACATCTACGCCGCCGGCTTCGACTCCTCCAAGAACATCTTCCTGGGG GAGAAGGCAGCCAAGTGGAGGACACAGGAAGGACAGATGGACGGGCTGACCACTAATGGCGTGCTGGTGATGCACCCTCGCCACGGCTTCACGCAGGACTCCAAGCCGGGCGTGTGGAGAGAGATCTCTGTCTGTGGCAACGTCTTCACCCTCAGAGAGACCCGCTCTGCCCAGCAGCGGGGCAAGATG GTGGAGAGCGAGAGCCAGGAACTGGTGGATGGCTCGCTGATCGACCTGTGCGGCGCCACCCTCCTGTGGCGCACGGCCGAGGGCCTCTCGCGCACTCCCACCGTGAAGCACCTGGAGGCCCTGAGGCAGGAGCTGAATGCCGGGCGGCCCCAGTGCCCCGTGGGTTTCAACACCCTGGCCTTCCCCAGCCTCCGCCGCAAGGAGATCCTGGATGAGAAACAGCCCTGGGCCTACCTCCGATGCGGCCATGTGCACGGCTACCACGCCTGGGGAAGCCAAGGACGGGAGCCCGAGgatgaggtggtggaggtgggccGTGAGAGGGAGTGCCCCATGTGCCGAACCAGGGGGCCATATGTACCGTTATGGCTGGGGTGTGAGGCAGGGTTTTACTTGGACGCGGCACCGCCCACACACGCCTTTAGTCCGTGCGGTCATGTGTGCTCGGAGAAGACGGCGGCGTTTTGGAGCCAGATCCCGCTGCCACACGGCACACACACTTTCCACGCCGCGTGTCCGTTCTGCGTGCAGCAGCTGGCCGGCGAGAGCGGCTACCTCAGACTCATCTTCCAAGGGCCCCTGGACTAG
- the LOC118365006 gene encoding E3 ubiquitin-protein ligase pellino homolog 1-like isoform X1, translated as MFSPDQENISTTPASTKVPVKYGELIVLGYNGSLPNGDRGRRKSRFALCRRPKASGVKPSTVHVACTPQAAKAISNKDQHSISYTLSRAQTVVVEYTHDGNTDMFQIGRSTESPIDFVVTDTVPGSQQSHGGEGQTQTQSIQSTISRFACRIICQRSPPYTAHIYAAGFDSSKNIFLGEKAAKWRTQEGQMDGLTTNGVLVMHPRHGFTQDSKPGVWREISVCGNVFTLRETRSAQQRGKMVESESQELVDGSLIDLCGATLLWRTAEGLSRTPTVKHLEALRQELNAGRPQCPVGFNTLAFPSLRRKEILDEKQPWAYLRCGHVHGYHAWGSQGREPEDEVVEVGRERECPMCRTRGPYVPLWLGCEAGFYLDAAPPTHAFSPCGHVCSEKTAAFWSQIPLPHGTHTFHAACPFCVQQLAGESGYLRLIFQGPLD; from the exons ATGTTCTCTCCCGACCAGGAAAACATCTCCACCACCCCAGCCTCCACCAAAGTGCCAGTCAAATACGGAGAGCTCATTGTTCTGGG GTACAATGGCTCCCTACCCAACGGAGACAGGGGGAGGCGGAAAAGCCGCTTTGCACTGTGCCGGAGACCCAAGGCCAGCGGGGTGAAACCCAGTACAGTGCACGTGGCATGTACACCTCAGGCAGCCAAG GCCATCAGCAACAAGGACCAGCACAGTATCTCCTACACTCTGTCCCGGGCCCAGACGGTGGTGGTGGAGTACACTCATGACGGCAATACAGACATGTTCCAG ATTGGGCGTTCCACAGAGAGCCCCATAGACTTTGTGGTGACGGACACGGTGCCTGGCAGCCAGCAGAGCCACGGGGGGGAGggccagacccagacccagtctaTCCAGAGCACCATCTCGCGCTTCGCCTGCCGCATCATCTGCCAGCGGAGCCCACCGTACACCGCTCACATCTACGCCGCCGGCTTCGACTCCTCCAAGAACATCTTCCTGGGG GAGAAGGCAGCCAAGTGGAGGACACAGGAAGGACAGATGGACGGGCTGACCACTAATGGCGTGCTGGTGATGCACCCTCGCCACGGCTTCACGCAGGACTCCAAGCCGGGCGTGTGGAGAGAGATCTCTGTCTGTGGCAACGTCTTCACCCTCAGAGAGACCCGCTCTGCCCAGCAGCGGGGCAAGATG GTGGAGAGCGAGAGCCAGGAACTGGTGGATGGCTCGCTGATCGACCTGTGCGGCGCCACCCTCCTGTGGCGCACGGCCGAGGGCCTCTCGCGCACTCCCACCGTGAAGCACCTGGAGGCCCTGAGGCAGGAGCTGAATGCCGGGCGGCCCCAGTGCCCCGTGGGTTTCAACACCCTGGCCTTCCCCAGCCTCCGCCGCAAGGAGATCCTGGATGAGAAACAGCCCTGGGCCTACCTCCGATGCGGCCATGTGCACGGCTACCACGCCTGGGGAAGCCAAGGACGGGAGCCCGAGgatgaggtggtggaggtgggccGTGAGAGGGAGTGCCCCATGTGCCGAACCAGGGGGCCATATGTACCGTTATGGCTGGGGTGTGAGGCAGGGTTTTACTTGGACGCGGCACCGCCCACACACGCCTTTAGTCCGTGCGGTCATGTGTGCTCGGAGAAGACGGCGGCGTTTTGGAGCCAGATCCCGCTGCCACACGGCACACACACTTTCCACGCCGCGTGTCCGTTCTGCGTGCAGCAGCTGGCCGGCGAGAGCGGCTACCTCAGACTCATCTTCCAAGGGCCCCTGGACTAG